Below is a genomic region from Schistocerca cancellata isolate TAMUIC-IGC-003103 chromosome 12, iqSchCanc2.1, whole genome shotgun sequence.
TGCCACAAGGAACTTCCCATCCAGATGTGGCAGTCACTCCACAGTCAGGAGAGCCCACTCCTGCATCAGGAGAAGTTGCAACTGGGCTGCCACTAGAAACTTCCCTTCCAGATGTGGCAGTCACTCCACAGTTGGGAGAGCCCACTCTTACATCAAGAGATGTGGCAGTCACTCCACAGTTGGGAGAGCCAACTCCTgcatcagaagaaattaaaactgggCTGTCACTAGGAACTTCCCATCCAGATGTGGTAGTCACTCCACATTCGGGAGAGCCCACACCTGCATCAAAAGAAGTTACAACTAGGCTGCCACAAGGAACTTCCCAACCAGATGTGGCAGTCACTCCACAGTCAGGAGAACCCACTCTTGCATCAAAAGAAGTTGCAACTGGGCTGCCACAGGGAACTTCCCAACCAGATGTGGCAGTCACTCCACAGTTGGGAGAGCCCACTTCTGCATCAAAAGAAGTTACAACTGGGCTACCACTAGGAACTTCCCATCCAGATGCGGCAGTCACTCCACAGTTGGGAGAGCCCACTCCTGCATCAAAAGAAGTTACAACTGGGCTGCCACTAGGAACTTCCCATCCAGATGCGGCAGTCACTCCACAGTTGGGAGAGCCCACTCCTGCATCAAAAGAAGTTACAACTGGGCTGCCACAAGGAACTTCCCGACCAGATGTGGCAGTCACTCCACAGTTGGGAGAGCCCACTCTTGTATCAAATGAAGTTACAACTGGGCTGCCACTAGGAACTTCCCATCCAGATGCGGCAGTCACTTCACAGTTGGGAGAGCCCACTCCTGCATCAAAAGAAGTTAAAACTGGGCTGGCACTTGGAACTTCCCATCCACATGTGGTAGTCACTCCACAGTTGGGAGAGCGTGCTCCTGCATCAAAAGAAGTTAAAACTGGGCTGGCACTTGGAACTTCCCATCCAGATGTGGCAGTCACTCCACAGTTGCGAGAGCGTGCTCCTGCATCAAAAGAAGTTAAAACTGGGCTGGCACTTGGAACTTCCCATCCAGATGTGGCAGTCACTCCACAGTTGGGAGAGCCCGCTCCTGCATCAAAAGAAGTTAAAACTGGGCTGTCACTAGGAACTTCCCATCCAGATGTGGTAGTCACTCGACAGTTGGGAGAGCCCACTCCTGCATCAAAAGAAGTTACAACTGGGCTGCCGCTCGCTAGTTCCCATCCTGATGTGTCACTCAGTCTACAGTCGGGAGAGCCCACACCTGCATCAAAAGAAGTTGCAACTGTGTTGCCACATGGAAGCTCCCATCCGGTTGTGGCAGTCGCTCCACAATTGGGAAAGCCCACTCCTGCATCAAAAGAAGTCACAATTGGACTGCCACTCAGAAACTCCCATCCAGATGTGGCACTCAATACACAGTCAGGAGAGCCAAAGCCTGTGCCAAAAGAAGTTATGACTGAGCTGCCACTTGGAATCTCCCATCCAGATGCGGCAGCTACTCCGCAGTTGGGAGATCCCACTCCTGTATCAAGAGAAGTTACAACTGGGCTGCCACTAGGAACTTCCCATCCAGATGTGGCAGTCACTCCACAGTCGGGACAGCTCACTATTGTGTCAAAAGAAGTTGCAACCGGGCTGGCAATTGGAAGATCCCATCCGAATGCGACAGTCATTCCATTTCCTGGACAGCCTCCTCCTGTGTCAAAAGAAGTTGCAACTGGGCTGCCACTGGATGTGGCAGTCGCTTCTCAGTCAGGAGAAGTCACTCCTACATCAAAAAAGGTTGCAAGTGGTCTGCCACTCAGAACCCCACATCCTGATGTGACACTCAATCCCCAGTCATCAGATCCCACACCTGCACCGAAAAGACTTGCAACAGGTCTGCGGCTCAGTCGCCCCCACCAGGGTGCGGCACGTGGTCCGCAGTGTTCTGCAAACAACTCCACACCGTCCGTCGGTATCCTGCCTGATGACGTGATGTTGATGATATTCTCCTACTTCAGCCTTCCCGAGATCGCTGGTATCTTGCAGAACGTTTGCACTCGCTGGAGGATCCTGTCCCAGCACCCGTGCTTGTGGACGCACAAGGAGTATGTGCCCAGGTAGAGTACCCTACTGAACTGTAACATAAGGTGTATGTGCTCAGGTAATGTATCTGTAAGTCTCTTCTGGTACAGTGGGTAACACAgaaactagaatgaattttcactctgcagcagagaaacttcctgtcagattaaaactgtgtcccgaccAAGACTCTAACTCAGGATCTTTGCAAAGGTTGCAAGTTTGAGTCTCGTTCCCGCAAACACActttaatcttctaggaagtttcaGCACAGAACCTGTTAGGCATTTCCTACAGAGGAAAAAGTATGAATTATGTTTGGTTTGCAGTTATTTTCAGTAGTCTGTGGTACAaactgtacactgagatgacaaaagtcgtgggatacctcctaatcttGTGTCAGCCCTCCTCCTGCCTGGAATAGTACAGCCATGTGGCATGACAGTCATTGGAAGtgtcgtgcagaaatattgagtcgtgCTGCCTCTGTAGTCATCCATGCTGCTGGAGCAGgagtttgtgcatgaactgacctcttgattatgtcccatatttGTTCAGTGGGATgttggattcatgtcaggtgatctgggtggccaaatagcttgcttgaattgtccagaatgttcttcaaaccaatcatgaacaattatggcccagtgacatgacacattgtcatccataaaaattccattattgaTTGGCTGCAGTCGGTCtcagagtagccgaacataaccatttccagttactaTTTGGTCCAGGTGGACAAGAGGACTCAGTCTATTCCATGCAAACACTCCCTACactatcatggagccaccaccattttgcgcagtgccttgttgacaacttgggtccatggcttcgtggggtctacatcACACTCAAATcctgccatcaactcttaccaaccgaaattgcaaatcatctgaccaagccatggttttccagtcatctagtatCCAACCAGTATGTTCAaaagccaggagaggcgctgcaggcgatgttgtgcttgtagcaaaggcacttgcatcagttgtctgctgccatagtacagtaatgccaaattttgccacactgtcttaacagatacatttgttgtatatcccatattgatttctgtggttatttcatgcactgttaCTTGTGAGTTATCAGTGATACCCTTACACAAATGCTGATTCTCTTGGTTGTTATGTGAAAGTTGACggctactgcattgtccgtggtgagaggtaatgcctcagatttggtattctcggcacactctttacactgtgatCTTCAAATTCTGTAACGGTTGTCAAAATGGAATATTCCAAacatctagctccatctaccaatcctcgttcagtctgttaattcccattgtgctgtCAAAATCACATTCAGACAtttttccacatgaatcatctgattACGAATGATAAGCTCTGCCAATACAGCACCGTTCTATACCTTCTGCAcacatcatctgtatatgtgctatcccatgacttttatcagctCAGTGTACAGCTCATGAAACTGTCAAGTAAGGTTATCAAATGTAGCACTCTCCCTGTTGACTAGGTAAGTTGTATAAAATGTTATATATTGGTTGTGTTGCAAAACTTAAAtatactattttaataacaatcaTTTATGAATGCGGGCTACTTTTAAAAGTATTCTTTAATAAATAACTGGCTTGCATCAAATACCATGAGGTGTAACATCCAATATACGAGGTATctgaaaaagtaatgagactggttttttatctaccaaagttttttttaaaagtaCAATATTGTGCCCTAGAAAGTAGTCCCCTTCAGCAACTATACACTCATGGTCTCAGGACTCAGATCAAGTGAATAGGGGCCTGtaaaacaacaggaatgccttttgacatcaaaaattccatgatggaagtgGCCGTATGACACGGGGTGTTGTCATGATGTGACGTCCACACATCAGTGATGTCCGGTCTCActtgattcacccttttcctgagccgtTCAAGGACATCATTTTAAAactcttggttgacagtttgttctgGAGGAACAGTCTCAGAAAAGCACTGATATGTttgacattttcattaatttttgaacCTGGAGGTCTCACTGAGTGAGGTTCATCTTCGACGTACCctcagccttccaaaaatgattttgtGCCGGTGAAAACCTTGTGCTCCCCATAGGCCTATTTCAACTTTTCAAGGGGCACACTTACAGATTCCccaaatttaacacaaaacttgatggcataatgttgctctaaattctgtggttccatttttataacacaacaaaaATACAACTTCTGTGATGGTGCTCTCAAAAACCATGTGATCACTGTACGGATCTGAAAATcgaactgagcatctggaagggatgaacacaccagtctacacaagtagaacaacacagtgttgtcagattgctcgcagtgttgtcagtctcattacttttctcgcatCCCTCGTAATTTAGTTCTTTACTTTTAGTCTTGACTATTGTGCCTCTTCATGTTTATTGGACATCTGCTGTGGCTATTATTGCTTGCAGTTTAGAATTTTTACACCACATTTCCAAATTTCCAGCAAATAACTTTTGAAGTCACAGTTGCATTAATAAATTATGTATTGGTTTCACAAGGCATACATTAACTCCCTTTGTTCAGTATGTCCCATCAGAATCCGTAATCAGAATGAATCACAAATATAGGGTGTACatcaagtccaggaacactttcaattatttattgcacaagaaccaaacattgtacagatgtcatacatatgtcattttgaagagaaaccctgaaagtttttttttcatgaataccgccacagcgtagtttggtaattgatagtttggtaatttgacgATAGTCGGGGCTAGTCGCAAACCTGCCGAGTTAAGCTGCGGAGCGAGCTTtcagtgtgttggagttcgacaaaaacaagtgtgctacagctgttcaacggagtttagaaccaagtacggtatgaAGCCACCAAcagggaaggccatttaccactggcacaacaaattcgttatgatGGATTGCTTGTGCCTAGCAAAGAGAAGCAGATGTCCCAGTGTGAATGAAGTGGATGTGGAGCGCATATGAGAGACATTCAAAAGGAGTCCAAAAAATCGGTGTGTTGTGCATTccatgaactcgaaatggctccaattaCAGTGTGGAAGgtcctgcaacagaagctgtctatgaaaccattcaaattggagctagtgcagaagctcaatgatgatgacaaaaacaagcattttgagttttgtttgcagttgcaacatctgaatgaggatggggatggcactgttgatcgcttaatttttagcgacaaagccacttttcacacgaatgggaaagtgaacaggcataattgtcaaatCTAGGGTACAAAGCAACCACACAAAAGCATAGAacttgagcgtgattccccaaaggtaaatgttttttgtgccttgtcgtGTCGAAAACTGTGCGGGCCaatttggacatgttgcagcaatggctgatgcctcaaatgcaatcagactgtccgttcatctttcagcaagatTGGGCTCCACTCCAttctcatcgtgaagttcgtgggtagctgaacacggagctgctgcatcgatggattggccgtgctacagaaggggacagctgtttcgtgaaatggcctccccgatcaccagatctcactctgtgtgacttttttctgtgaggacacattaaagatctggtgtatgtaccatcTCTACCATATGATGTAGCAGAGTTCCGGGAGATAATACAggaagcagtgtgggatccgtaccagatagggttgatagaagatatagagaagatccaacggagagcagcgcacttcgttacaggatcatttagtaatcgcgaaagcgttacggagatgatagataaactccagtggaagactctgcaggagagacgttcagtagctcggtacgggcttttgtcaaagtttcgagaacataccttcaccgaagagtcaagcagtatattgctccctcctacgtatatctcgcggagagaccatgaggataaaatcagagagattagagcccacacagaggcataccgacaatccttctttccacgaacaatacgagactggaatagaagggagaaccgatagaggtactcaaggtaccctccgccacacaccgtcaggtggcttgcggagtatggatgtagatgtagatgtagaagcgactgccacagttgacAATGCCatactgggacgggtatggcaagaattggaTTGCCATATTGATATCTTCCGGGTCACTAACAGtttgcatattgaatgtttgtaaaaaaaaaaaaactttcagagtttctgttCATAGTGCAATATGTATGGCatatgtacaatgtttagttcttgtgcaataaataatcgaaagtgttgccggactttatgtacaccctgtgttTTATTGTGTTTCTTAGAGTAatgtccatttttttaaaattatgcttTGGAACTTTACACCTCCCCAAGGTGACCTAGTGATCTGTGGAAATTTATTCCCATGTTCGAGCAGCTATTTCCTCTCATGAGGTTGCTGCAATCACGGTcccttactgaaaatgtgtgttgtcCCTTGACATGGCTCACCAAGCgtaaatattgggttggtgcataagtttgtagcatttttccataagtttaataaacacagcagagaCACATAGCAGAGACTGtagtcaccaataatatattctccttcactatttacaactatCTGCCAAAACTGGGGTAACTTCTTGATTCCACGACATTATAAATCACGTGGTTTTAAGCCAGAGGACTCATCGTGCAGTGTTTGGAGCGCTTATTCATCCAGAAAGGAGGTTCCTTGAAAATTGTTTGATAgaaagtggaaaaggtgaaaatctgagggtgcaagatcagtgAGTAAGAAGGATATGGAATGACTTCCCACCCCAACTCTCGTATACTGCTTTTTGTCAATGTAGCAGGATGTGGGCTGGTGCATTCGTGGCGTAACATCACTTCATGTAGTCTTCCTGGTaattgttcttggattgtgtctgcaagacatatcagttgttgacaataaatgtcaacagtgatggctacacctcggggaagcaatttgtagtacaccacactgtcactgtgccaccagatgcataatattatcttttgtggttGCATGCAGGTCTCTGCACGGATAGTTGCTGGTTTGTTCGGGCTCagctgttcctttcttttcctttgttaTCATAAAGATACCATTTATCATTGTCAGTAGTGATGCAAGATGGGGGAATGGCTAGTGTTGTTAATGAGGcaactgatgacaagcaagcagagatgcacttatGACCACCCCTGATTTTGGTGAGTTTGGCTTAGAACATGCAATATTGTAACCCGCTTTTGGAACCTTCAACAGTGCATGCAAATGtcgttcatcacatctgccagctcTCAAATACAATGATGCGAATAAAGCTTTTAATCAGAtgtcgaaggtcttcctgaatatgGAGAACCACCAATGTTACAACGacactccttaaaacaagaaagctATTTTCATGCTAtgatctgtccagtggcattatctccGTACAAGATGCAAATGttttggctgcctctgctgctgtcacccccaTATCAAACTCAAACGGAAGACTAGGTCGGAGATGTTCCAATTTGTCCACTTGCCACTCCATTTTGTGgtgttcacagctccactcactatttccaaatgacaaaacataaactcaaatagcaacagtgaattacaaataaaaaatgacaatcaataaataaacccataaacaaaaaatacatacaacaaaaaatccctttcatgggggtccaaaattacacattacaagacagtgattaagccagaagcactgtatgcagcagaaacacttaacatgaatttcaaaggccaaatggagaaacttaaggtaaaggaaagaaaaattttaagaaaaatcattgggccaaaatttcaagacaataagattatatacatcaaaaatgaaactctctacaagaaaattgaaaaactttcagattctatgcgaaaaaggagaataaatttttatggtcatcttctcagaatgaattccaacagattaactaaacaaatctttgacttcttccgtaaccgaaaaacgaagcccaactggtttaaagaaactgagaaagacctagtggaattaaatatttcagaaaattcacttattgatcgaactgctaaattaatcactaaagatgaaaacataaggttccaagacaaatccacacaaaagtccaaatccttcatctcagaagaagagaggagaagaagatcagaaagaatgaagaaatactgggccctaagaaaagaacaacgcacaaagaaatgattgatccagcgtaccccaaagagggtgaaacgaaagaagaagaagaaacccatAACAGCTGCAATATCAATGTGCAACactaaaatgctatgaacttatgcaccaacctaataaaaatAACAACCCAACTGACACCTTATTTTATTACTTTCTAGGTGCAAAGTATCACCCATCAGTGAGCAGACAGAGTGGTACACATCATGCCTTTGGAGTAGTATGTTCCATCACAACCATTTTCCAGCTAATTTAGTGAGTGCAGGAGAAAAAGTACATTTCAAATTTGTAGCAGATATAAACAGTTCAGCCTAATCTAGATTTACTAAACCTCACTTCTTCACACAAATAAAAAGTCAAAAATCATAATTCACAGTTCACAGCATGTTAAATCAAAGGCCCTGTTATTCGAAGATGTTGAACAAGGAATGTCAGTCAACAGAAtcatatgctttcttgaaatctctGTAGATGCAAATCACTAGAGCATTACTAATGGCCTTGTATCTTAGAATTATTTTCAAATTGAAGTTTTCATCTGTGCCTCAACAATCTG
It encodes:
- the LOC126109518 gene encoding cell surface glycoprotein 1-like, with translation MSEEPTPASKNISSGLPLGSPHPDAALAPQSGVPTSAPKEVTTGLQLGSSHPDVAVTSQLGEPTPASKKVATGQLLRSSHLDAAIALQLGEPIPASKEVTTGLPQGTSQPDVAVTPHLREPTAASKEVTTGLPQGTSQPDVAVTPQLGEPTPASRKVATGLPQGTSQPDVAVTPQLGEPTPASREVATGLPLGTSHPDVAVTPQLGEPTPASREVAAGLPLGTSHPDVAVTPQLGEPTPSSVEVITGLPQGTSHPDVAVTPQLREPTPSSEEVITGLPQGTSHPDVAVTPQLGEPTPASREVATGLPLGTSHPDVAVTPQLGEPTPASREVAAGLPLGTSHPDVAVTPQLEEPTPASREVATGLPQGTSHPDVAVTPQLGEPTPSSEEVITGLPQGTSHPDVAVTPQSGEPTPASGEVATGLPLETSLPDVAVTPQLGEPTLTSRDVAVTPQLGEPTPASEEIKTGLSLGTSHPDVVVTPHSGEPTPASKEVTTRLPQGTSQPDVAVTPQSGEPTLASKEVATGLPQGTSQPDVAVTPQLGEPTSASKEVTTGLPLGTSHPDAAVTPQLGEPTPASKEVTTGLPLGTSHPDAAVTPQLGEPTPASKEVTTGLPQGTSRPDVAVTPQLGEPTLVSNEVTTGLPLGTSHPDAAVTSQLGEPTPASKEVKTGLALGTSHPHVVVTPQLGERAPASKEVKTGLALGTSHPDVAVTPQLRERAPASKEVKTGLALGTSHPDVAVTPQLGEPAPASKEVKTGLSLGTSHPDVVVTRQLGEPTPASKEVTTGLPLASSHPDVSLSLQSGEPTPASKEVATVLPHGSSHPVVAVAPQLGKPTPASKEVTIGLPLRNSHPDVALNTQSGEPKPVPKEVMTELPLGISHPDAAATPQLGDPTPVSREVTTGLPLGTSHPDVAVTPQSGQLTIVSKEVATGLAIGRSHPNATVIPFPGQPPPVSKEVATGLPLDVAVASQSGEVTPTSKKVASGLPLRTPHPDVTLNPQSSDPTPAPKRLATGLRLSRPHQGAARGPQCSANNSTPSVGILPDDVMLMIFSYFSLPEIAGILQNVCTRWRILSQHPCLWTHKEYVPR